The proteins below come from a single Corynebacterium glyciniphilum AJ 3170 genomic window:
- the mptB gene encoding polyprenol phosphomannose-dependent alpha 1,6 mannosyltransferase MptB yields the protein MTQPPPSDSTVSAGAGRRIRGLGGMFGLLPNIGTAGSRSALLHTDSPVGTARRFTGAELLRLRLGIVTGIVGSVLIGVGGVGAGALPVVGNSLWSLPVSGFLSRMLHTTTVAVFVGISLLIVGWLLLWRYCVPAKDASSPLLPMASLVRIGVLWVLPLLVTAPMFTQDIYSYLAQGSIAAQGLDPYSAGPVDLLGVDNDLARSVPFEWSHSPAPYGPVAVGMAAIISKLTGDVIAAGVIIHRLMSVAGVFVAAWALVRLARRCGVQPQAALWLGILNPLVYLHLVAGVHNEAIMMGLLLAGVECGLRAVDPGRASVSGRWLWGSAGVILISAAGMVKVTAFLALGFVGVALARYLGGRFRDLVVAALVYAVGTAVVVVVVSLGSGLGFGWILVQGGATEVISWMSVTTDIGLLTANSGSWLGLGDHTDAALSTARLIGLLIGGFWVVRMLWASFRGRVHPVGGLGVATFFLVVFFPVVHPWYVLWAVMPLAAWANRSTFRVAVVAYSVILSYFILPRGLNLPPSTVSVMYLMSALFSVVFIIIGWLLYQRRKATS from the coding sequence GTGACCCAGCCACCTCCCTCTGACAGCACCGTCTCCGCCGGCGCAGGTCGACGGATCCGCGGCCTCGGGGGCATGTTCGGCCTCCTGCCGAACATCGGTACCGCCGGCTCGCGCAGTGCCCTCCTGCACACCGACAGCCCTGTCGGTACCGCGCGTCGTTTCACCGGTGCCGAACTGCTGCGGCTGCGCCTCGGGATCGTCACCGGGATCGTAGGATCGGTCCTGATCGGTGTCGGTGGTGTCGGCGCAGGGGCGCTGCCGGTGGTCGGCAACTCGCTGTGGTCGCTGCCGGTGAGCGGATTCCTCTCCCGCATGCTGCACACCACCACCGTCGCCGTGTTCGTCGGGATCAGCCTGCTGATCGTGGGCTGGTTGCTGCTCTGGCGGTACTGTGTGCCCGCCAAGGACGCGTCCTCTCCCCTGCTGCCGATGGCCTCGCTGGTCCGCATCGGTGTGCTCTGGGTGCTTCCGCTGCTGGTGACCGCACCGATGTTCACCCAGGACATCTACTCCTATCTCGCACAGGGGTCGATCGCAGCCCAGGGTTTGGACCCCTACTCCGCCGGGCCGGTCGACCTGCTCGGGGTGGACAATGACCTCGCCCGGTCGGTCCCTTTCGAATGGTCGCACTCCCCTGCCCCCTACGGTCCGGTGGCTGTCGGTATGGCGGCGATCATCTCGAAACTGACCGGCGACGTTATTGCCGCCGGGGTGATCATCCACCGGCTGATGTCGGTGGCCGGGGTCTTCGTCGCCGCGTGGGCGCTCGTCCGGCTGGCGCGTCGCTGCGGTGTGCAGCCGCAGGCGGCCCTGTGGCTCGGCATCCTGAACCCGCTGGTGTACCTGCATCTGGTGGCAGGTGTCCATAATGAGGCGATCATGATGGGACTGCTCCTTGCCGGAGTGGAATGCGGTCTACGTGCCGTGGATCCTGGTCGCGCTTCCGTATCCGGCCGCTGGCTGTGGGGCTCTGCCGGTGTCATCCTGATCAGCGCTGCCGGAATGGTGAAAGTCACCGCATTCCTGGCGCTCGGCTTCGTCGGCGTCGCCCTCGCCCGCTACCTCGGCGGACGGTTTCGCGACCTGGTTGTCGCGGCGCTGGTGTACGCCGTCGGGACGGCCGTGGTGGTCGTCGTCGTGTCCCTGGGGTCCGGTCTGGGTTTCGGATGGATTCTGGTCCAGGGCGGTGCGACCGAGGTGATCAGTTGGATGTCGGTGACCACCGACATCGGGCTGCTCACCGCGAACAGTGGATCGTGGCTGGGGCTGGGTGACCACACCGACGCGGCATTGTCGACAGCGCGGTTGATCGGTCTGCTGATCGGTGGTTTCTGGGTGGTGCGTATGCTGTGGGCCTCATTCCGGGGGCGGGTCCACCCCGTCGGCGGCCTGGGCGTGGCCACCTTCTTCCTCGTGGTGTTCTTCCCGGTCGTCCACCCCTGGTATGTGCTTTGGGCCGTCATGCCGCTGGCCGCGTGGGCCAACCGCAGTACCTTCCGGGTGGCCGTGGTCGCGTACTCAGTGATCCTCAGTTACTTCATCCTGCCCCGGGGCCTGAACCTGCCGCCGTCGACCGTGTCGGTGATGTACCTGATGTCGGCGTTGTTCTCGGTGGTGTTCATCATCATCGGCTGGCTGCTTTACCAACGCAGGAAGGCCACCAGCTAG
- a CDS encoding ABC transporter permease, with protein MNRSRQTTQTTGRFAPGQFTPRPRQAPAGRMLLAQARIETLLFLRHGEQQLLSLVIPLGLLIALSLIPMVPLDDPVQQVYPMTVGIALMSAGFTGQAIAVAFDRRYGALKRIGACGVPRRILISGKVMAVGAAVLVQLVVLTIVALVLGWTPSAAGALPALAFILVGIATFTALGLLLGGTLSSELVLALGNTIWFVLMGAAVLTALDTDIPGPVHAVLRALPSVALTDGLVDAASGTLNLAALLVLAVWGAVGGVLAVRFFSFTMDDD; from the coding sequence ATGAACCGGTCCCGACAGACTACGCAGACTACGGGGCGTTTCGCTCCAGGCCAGTTCACCCCCCGCCCTCGCCAGGCCCCCGCCGGACGCATGCTTCTGGCCCAGGCCAGGATCGAGACGCTGCTGTTCCTCCGCCACGGGGAACAGCAGCTGTTGTCCCTGGTGATCCCGCTGGGCCTGTTGATCGCGCTGAGTCTGATCCCGATGGTCCCGCTGGATGACCCGGTGCAGCAGGTCTACCCGATGACGGTGGGGATCGCGTTGATGAGTGCGGGATTCACCGGCCAGGCCATCGCTGTGGCCTTCGACCGACGCTACGGTGCGCTGAAACGTATCGGTGCCTGTGGCGTCCCCCGTCGGATCCTGATCAGCGGAAAGGTGATGGCCGTCGGGGCCGCCGTGCTCGTCCAGCTCGTTGTCCTGACGATCGTCGCTCTGGTGCTCGGATGGACGCCGAGTGCGGCAGGGGCCCTGCCCGCACTGGCGTTCATCCTTGTCGGCATCGCGACGTTCACCGCGCTCGGTCTGCTGCTCGGCGGGACGCTGAGCTCGGAACTTGTCCTGGCACTGGGCAACACGATCTGGTTCGTCCTGATGGGTGCTGCCGTACTGACTGCTCTGGACACGGACATTCCCGGCCCGGTGCACGCCGTCCTCCGGGCGCTGCCGTCTGTGGCACTGACCGACGGCCTGGTCGACGCCGCGTCCGGGACACTGAATCTCGCGGCGCTTCTCGTCCTGGCCGTCTGGGGCGCGGTCGGCGGGGTGCTGGCGGTCCGGTTCTTCTCCTTCACCATGGACGACGACTGA
- a CDS encoding helix-turn-helix transcriptional regulator, whose translation MSERDTRREVLAQILRNGPVSATDISEALGLSAAGVRRHLDNIVSDGLAETIEAPRSVGGRTRGRPARLYRLTDAGRGRFGHDYDTLALLALRALRETGGDDAVADFADQRMQDLFGSVDDSVPETVVDRAERIAEALTERGYAATVDEAATGVQICRHHCPIQDVAHEFPELCAAEHRVVTELLGHHTQPLATIADGNGICTTHIPLTTIHPSSTKES comes from the coding sequence ATGAGCGAACGGGACACCCGCCGTGAAGTTCTGGCGCAGATCCTCCGGAACGGTCCGGTCAGTGCCACCGACATCAGCGAAGCACTCGGCTTGAGTGCCGCCGGTGTCCGTCGGCACCTGGACAACATCGTCTCCGACGGACTCGCCGAGACGATCGAGGCGCCCCGCTCCGTCGGAGGACGGACCCGTGGTCGCCCTGCCAGACTGTACCGGTTGACCGACGCTGGACGAGGACGTTTCGGCCATGATTACGACACACTCGCGCTCCTGGCCCTGCGGGCCCTCCGGGAGACGGGTGGTGATGACGCGGTCGCCGACTTCGCCGACCAGCGGATGCAGGATCTGTTCGGGTCAGTCGACGACTCCGTCCCGGAGACTGTCGTAGACCGGGCGGAACGCATCGCCGAGGCACTGACCGAGCGCGGCTACGCCGCCACGGTCGACGAAGCGGCAACCGGCGTCCAGATCTGTCGTCACCACTGTCCGATCCAGGATGTCGCCCATGAGTTCCCCGAACTCTGCGCGGCGGAGCACCGGGTGGTCACCGAACTCCTCGGCCACCACACCCAACCGCTGGCGACCATCGCCGACGGCAACGGAATCTGCACGACGCATATCCCGCTGACCACAATCCACCCTTCATCCACGAAGGAGAGCTGA
- the tkt gene encoding transketolase, with protein MTGRLPSVTLPKDLEARTVRKYPDDWTELDTRAVDTVRVLAADAVEKCGSGHPGTAMSLAPLAYTLYQRVMRHDPSDHNWPGRDRFVLSAGHSSLTQYIQLYLGGFGLELDDIKALRTWGSKTPGHPEVGHTDGVEITTGPLGQGLASAVGMAVASRRERGLFDPDAAEGESPFDHHIYVIASDGDLQEGVTSEASSFAGTQQLGNLIVFWDDNSISIEDNTDIAFGENVVARYEAYGWQTLEVNAEDVTAILAAAEKAKADTDRPSFIRVRSVIGYPAPTKMNTGAAHGAALGGDEIAAVKETLGFPADEDFPVESEVLDHARELVARGHEAHRAWQSDFDAWTEKNPEARALHDRIAARELPEGFDAELPSWNAGDNLATRKASEAALQVLGATLPELWGGSADLAGSTNTIIKGDKSVGPESISTDAWSAHPYGRNLHFGIREHGMAAILNGIALHGATRPYGATFLQFSDYARGAVRLGALMSSDVYHVWTHDSIGLGEDGPTHQPVEHLAALRAIPNLSVIRPADANETAQAWSAALKAPAAPKALVLTRQGVPVLDGTQEKAAEGVARGAYVLAESSTDTPQVILMGSGSEVQLAVEAAAALESEGIGTRVVSVPCMEWFDQQDAGYRESVLPASVTARVSVEAGIAMPWKGYTGTAGRNVSLEHFGASADYKTLYREFGITAEAVAAAAREIL; from the coding sequence ATGACAGGAAGGCTACCCAGCGTGACACTCCCCAAGGACCTCGAAGCCCGCACGGTCCGGAAGTACCCGGATGACTGGACTGAGCTGGATACCCGTGCAGTCGACACGGTTCGCGTCCTCGCGGCCGACGCTGTGGAGAAGTGCGGTTCCGGTCACCCCGGTACTGCGATGTCCCTCGCCCCGCTGGCCTACACGCTCTACCAGCGCGTGATGCGCCATGATCCGTCGGACCACAACTGGCCGGGCCGCGACCGGTTCGTCCTGTCCGCCGGTCACAGCTCGCTGACGCAGTACATTCAGCTGTACCTCGGCGGATTCGGGCTCGAGTTGGACGACATCAAGGCGCTGCGCACCTGGGGGTCGAAGACCCCGGGGCACCCCGAGGTCGGTCATACCGACGGAGTCGAGATCACCACAGGTCCCCTGGGCCAGGGTCTTGCCTCGGCGGTAGGAATGGCCGTCGCGTCCCGTCGCGAGCGGGGCCTGTTTGACCCGGACGCCGCCGAGGGCGAGTCGCCGTTCGACCACCACATCTACGTCATCGCCTCCGACGGCGACCTGCAGGAGGGTGTCACCTCCGAGGCGTCGTCTTTCGCTGGTACCCAGCAGCTGGGCAACCTGATCGTCTTCTGGGACGACAACAGCATCTCCATCGAGGACAACACCGACATCGCCTTCGGCGAGAACGTCGTCGCCCGCTACGAGGCCTACGGCTGGCAGACCCTCGAGGTCAACGCCGAGGACGTCACCGCGATTCTCGCCGCCGCGGAGAAGGCGAAGGCGGACACCGACCGTCCGAGCTTCATCCGGGTCCGTTCGGTGATCGGTTACCCCGCGCCGACGAAGATGAACACCGGCGCCGCCCACGGTGCCGCTCTCGGTGGCGACGAGATCGCCGCTGTCAAGGAGACCCTGGGCTTCCCTGCCGACGAGGACTTCCCCGTCGAGTCGGAGGTTCTCGACCACGCCCGTGAGCTGGTCGCCCGCGGCCACGAGGCACACCGTGCGTGGCAGAGCGACTTTGACGCGTGGACGGAGAAGAACCCCGAGGCCCGTGCACTGCATGACCGCATTGCCGCCCGTGAGCTGCCGGAAGGCTTCGACGCGGAACTCCCGTCGTGGAACGCCGGCGACAACCTTGCGACCCGTAAGGCCTCTGAAGCTGCTCTCCAGGTGCTGGGGGCGACCCTGCCGGAGTTGTGGGGTGGTTCTGCCGACCTCGCCGGTTCCACGAACACGATCATCAAGGGTGACAAGAGCGTCGGGCCTGAGTCCATCTCCACCGATGCCTGGTCCGCCCACCCCTACGGGCGTAACCTGCACTTCGGAATCCGTGAGCACGGCATGGCCGCAATCCTCAACGGCATCGCCCTGCACGGCGCCACCCGTCCCTACGGCGCGACGTTCCTGCAGTTCTCGGACTACGCCCGCGGTGCGGTGCGCTTGGGCGCCCTCATGAGCAGCGACGTCTACCACGTCTGGACCCACGACTCGATCGGGCTGGGCGAGGACGGCCCCACCCACCAGCCGGTCGAGCATCTTGCGGCGCTGCGGGCGATCCCGAACCTCTCGGTGATCCGTCCGGCGGACGCCAACGAGACGGCACAGGCCTGGTCCGCCGCGCTGAAGGCCCCTGCCGCGCCGAAGGCTCTCGTGCTCACCCGTCAAGGTGTACCGGTGCTCGATGGCACGCAGGAGAAGGCCGCCGAGGGCGTCGCACGTGGTGCCTACGTCCTGGCGGAGTCTTCCACCGACACCCCCCAGGTCATCCTCATGGGATCGGGTTCCGAGGTGCAGCTCGCCGTGGAAGCCGCCGCGGCACTCGAGTCCGAGGGCATCGGAACCCGCGTTGTCTCCGTGCCCTGCATGGAATGGTTCGACCAGCAGGACGCCGGCTACCGCGAGTCCGTGCTTCCCGCCTCGGTCACCGCCCGGGTGTCCGTCGAAGCCGGTATCGCCATGCCGTGGAAGGGCTACACCGGCACCGCGGGACGCAACGTCTCCCTGGAGCACTTCGGTGCCTCCGCCGACTACAAGACGCTGTACCGCGAGTTCGGCATCACCGCTGAGGCGGTCGCAGCCGCCGCACGCGAGATCCTCTGA
- a CDS encoding heme o synthase, translating into MDKIKAYIALTKPRVIELLLVAAIPSMLQAQRGEINLGLILLTLVGGWMGAAAANTFNMVADYDIDQKMRRTHRRPLAKHTVNKTEARIFAWSLTVASVLWLGFLCNSWLASGFILLTIWFYIFVYTKWLKRRTWQNVIWGGAAGCMPVMVGWATVTEANGGSFNAGWMSWGQALLLFLIIFFWTPPHTWALGMRYREDYEAAGVPMMPVVKPPLEVTRQILWYTWATVITSLLLVPATGWIYAVVALLSGAWFILRAHGLHNGVKKGVKVKPMNLFFLSNNYLSVLFVGLSVDAVLGLETVSEMLGL; encoded by the coding sequence GTGGACAAGATCAAGGCGTATATCGCGCTGACGAAACCCCGAGTCATCGAGCTGCTGCTTGTCGCCGCCATCCCGTCGATGCTCCAGGCACAGCGGGGGGAGATCAACCTCGGGCTGATCCTGCTGACACTGGTCGGCGGATGGATGGGCGCAGCTGCGGCCAACACCTTCAACATGGTCGCGGACTACGACATCGACCAGAAGATGCGCCGTACACACCGGCGCCCCCTCGCCAAGCACACCGTGAACAAGACCGAGGCGAGAATCTTCGCCTGGTCGCTGACGGTGGCCAGTGTGCTGTGGCTCGGGTTCCTCTGCAACTCGTGGCTGGCGTCCGGCTTCATCCTGCTGACGATCTGGTTCTACATCTTCGTCTACACCAAGTGGCTCAAGCGTCGTACGTGGCAGAACGTGATCTGGGGCGGCGCCGCCGGCTGTATGCCTGTCATGGTCGGGTGGGCCACCGTGACCGAGGCCAACGGCGGATCCTTCAACGCAGGGTGGATGTCCTGGGGTCAGGCGTTGCTGCTGTTCCTCATCATCTTCTTCTGGACGCCCCCGCACACCTGGGCGTTGGGCATGCGCTACCGCGAGGATTACGAAGCTGCCGGTGTGCCGATGATGCCCGTCGTCAAGCCTCCCCTCGAGGTCACACGTCAGATCCTCTGGTACACGTGGGCGACGGTGATCACCTCCCTGTTGCTGGTCCCCGCCACCGGTTGGATTTACGCCGTCGTGGCACTTCTCAGTGGCGCCTGGTTCATCCTGCGCGCCCACGGGCTGCACAACGGGGTGAAGAAGGGGGTCAAGGTCAAGCCGATGAACCTCTTCTTCCTGTCGAACAACTACCTCTCCGTCCTGTTTGTCGGCCTGTCCGTTGACGCGGTCCTCGGGCTGGAGACCGTCTCCGAGATGCTCGGCCTCTGA
- the sufB gene encoding Fe-S cluster assembly protein SufB, with protein sequence MTQAAQLPDNKAQNKPQTDDEIIDSIGAYGYGWHDSDAAGAAAERGLSEAVVRDISAKKNEPEWMLERRLKALNTFDRKPMPTWGADLEGIDFDNIKYFVRSTEKQAQTWEDLPDDIKETYDRLGIPEAEKQRLVAGVAAQYESEVVYHQIREDLEGQGVIFLDTDTALKEYPELFKEHFGTVIPAGDNKFSALNTAVWSGGSFIYVPKGVHVDIPLQAYFRINTENMGQFERTLIIVDEDAYVHYVEGCTAPIYKSDSLHSAVVEIVVKKGGRCRYTTIQNWSNNVYNLVTKRTRAEEGATMEWVDGNIGSKVTMKYPAVWMTGPHAKGEVLSVAFAGENQVQDTGAKMVHMAPYTSSNIVSKSVARSGGRAAYRGLVQINKEAHHSKANVECDALLVDSISRSDTYPYNDIRNDHVTLGHEATVSQVSEDQLFYLMSRGLEEDEAMAMIVRGFVEPIAKELPMEYALELNRLIELQMEGSVG encoded by the coding sequence ATGACTCAAGCTGCACAATTACCCGACAACAAGGCCCAGAACAAGCCACAGACCGATGACGAGATCATTGACTCCATCGGTGCCTACGGCTATGGCTGGCACGACTCCGACGCCGCCGGCGCCGCTGCCGAGCGCGGTCTGTCTGAGGCCGTCGTCCGGGACATCTCGGCCAAGAAGAACGAGCCCGAGTGGATGCTCGAGCGTCGTCTCAAGGCTCTGAACACCTTCGACCGTAAGCCGATGCCGACCTGGGGAGCCGATCTCGAGGGCATCGACTTCGACAACATCAAGTACTTCGTCCGCTCCACGGAGAAGCAGGCCCAGACGTGGGAAGACCTGCCGGATGACATCAAGGAGACCTACGACAGGCTCGGTATCCCCGAGGCGGAGAAGCAGCGACTGGTCGCCGGTGTCGCCGCCCAGTACGAGTCCGAGGTGGTCTACCACCAGATCCGTGAGGACCTGGAGGGCCAGGGCGTGATCTTCCTGGACACCGACACCGCGCTCAAGGAGTACCCGGAGCTGTTCAAGGAGCACTTCGGCACGGTCATCCCGGCCGGCGACAACAAGTTCTCCGCACTGAACACCGCCGTGTGGTCCGGCGGATCGTTCATCTACGTGCCCAAGGGTGTGCACGTCGACATCCCGCTGCAGGCCTACTTCCGGATCAACACCGAGAACATGGGCCAGTTCGAGCGCACGCTCATCATCGTCGACGAGGATGCCTACGTCCATTACGTCGAGGGCTGCACCGCCCCGATCTACAAGTCAGACTCGCTGCACTCCGCAGTCGTGGAGATCGTCGTGAAGAAGGGCGGCCGCTGCCGCTACACGACGATCCAGAACTGGTCGAACAACGTCTACAACCTCGTCACCAAGCGCACCCGTGCCGAGGAAGGCGCCACCATGGAGTGGGTCGACGGCAACATCGGCTCCAAGGTCACCATGAAGTACCCGGCCGTGTGGATGACCGGGCCGCACGCCAAGGGTGAGGTCCTCTCCGTCGCTTTCGCCGGCGAGAACCAGGTGCAGGACACCGGCGCGAAGATGGTGCACATGGCGCCGTACACCTCCAGCAACATCGTCTCCAAGTCCGTGGCCCGCTCCGGTGGGCGTGCCGCCTACCGCGGCCTGGTCCAGATCAACAAGGAGGCCCACCACTCCAAGGCGAACGTGGAGTGTGACGCCCTCCTGGTCGACTCGATCTCGCGGTCGGACACATACCCGTACAACGACATCCGCAACGACCACGTCACCCTCGGTCACGAGGCCACCGTCTCCCAGGTGTCCGAGGACCAGCTGTTCTACCTCATGAGCCGTGGGCTCGAGGAGGACGAGGCGATGGCAATGATCGTCCGCGGCTTCGTCGAGCCCATCGCCAAGGAGCTCCCGATGGAGTACGCCCTGGAGCTCAACCGCCTGATCGAACTGCAGATGGAAGGATCGGTGGGTTAA
- a CDS encoding COX15/CtaA family protein, whose amino-acid sequence MRERVSATTHPVNRFFLRLYTAILVLCAKSPVPTVRRQRLYAVILMVCQGGITFTGALVRVTGSGLGCPTWPQCHPGSLVPESGTTPGIHQAIEFGNRMLTFVLIIAALVAFLAVLRAARRNTILHIAFLQGIGIIAQAVIGGITVHLDLAWWIVMAHFLPSMVLVFFAAVMVVKIGEDDDAPRRATMPKPLRWATWGSALGLAVTLVTGTMTTSSGPHAGDEAIQEGDRLQIALFEIANMHAHAMYLYMGITIGLLAGLLAVHVDRRIKTAALVLIAGIIVQGIVGVVQYNLGVPRWTVPPHVVGSAIVTAATGLLWAMRFRRGEAAADRDYDIEDAVSENAAVSS is encoded by the coding sequence ATGCGCGAGCGGGTGTCCGCCACCACCCACCCCGTCAACCGGTTCTTCCTCCGGCTCTACACCGCGATCCTGGTGCTGTGCGCGAAGAGTCCCGTGCCCACCGTGCGTCGCCAGCGGTTGTACGCGGTCATCCTGATGGTGTGCCAGGGCGGGATCACCTTCACCGGTGCCCTGGTCCGGGTCACCGGCTCGGGGCTGGGGTGCCCGACCTGGCCCCAGTGCCACCCGGGGTCGCTGGTCCCCGAGTCCGGGACGACACCGGGCATCCACCAGGCCATCGAGTTCGGCAACCGCATGCTCACCTTCGTGCTCATCATCGCCGCGCTGGTGGCGTTCCTCGCTGTCTTGCGGGCCGCACGGCGGAACACCATCCTGCACATTGCCTTCCTGCAGGGAATCGGCATCATTGCGCAGGCAGTCATCGGTGGCATAACGGTGCACCTGGATCTGGCGTGGTGGATCGTGATGGCACACTTCCTGCCGTCGATGGTGCTCGTGTTCTTCGCCGCGGTGATGGTGGTCAAGATCGGTGAGGACGACGACGCCCCCCGTCGGGCGACGATGCCGAAGCCGCTGCGGTGGGCGACATGGGGGTCGGCGCTGGGGCTGGCCGTGACCCTGGTGACCGGCACCATGACCACCAGCTCAGGCCCACATGCCGGCGACGAGGCGATCCAGGAAGGCGACCGCCTGCAGATCGCCCTCTTCGAGATCGCGAACATGCACGCCCATGCGATGTACCTCTACATGGGCATCACGATCGGCCTGTTGGCCGGCCTGCTGGCCGTGCACGTGGACCGGCGGATCAAGACGGCGGCACTGGTGTTGATCGCGGGGATCATCGTCCAAGGCATTGTCGGGGTCGTCCAGTACAATCTCGGTGTCCCCCGGTGGACCGTCCCGCCGCACGTGGTCGGCTCGGCCATTGTCACGGCAGCGACTGGACTTCTCTGGGCCATGCGCTTTCGGCGCGGGGAGGCCGCCGCTGACCGCGACTACGACATCGAAGACGCCGTCAGTGAGAACGCCGCAGTGTCCAGCTGA
- a CDS encoding ABC transporter ATP-binding protein, whose translation MDAGSRSALRLRGVVKRYGDVTAVNGLDLTVGRAEVLALLGPNGAGKTTTVEMCEGFLVPDEGTVDVLGTDPSQDTDRLRGRIGVMLQGGGAYPGIRVGEMLGLAASYSADPLDPAWLLETVGLSGHEKANYRRLSGGQQQRLSLALALVGRPELVFLDEPTAGLDAQSRLAVWDLISALRNDGVSVVLTTHLMDEAEALADQVVIIDHGRAVAQGTISELTSSADPRVAVSTDREIDLDAMAARLAPLGATVSVTRPTLVSVSATVTPALISEITAEAARQEILVTSLDVDQRSLESVFLDITGREIRA comes from the coding sequence ATGGACGCGGGCAGTCGATCTGCACTCCGCTTGCGGGGTGTCGTCAAACGGTACGGGGACGTCACCGCGGTCAACGGTCTTGACCTGACGGTCGGACGGGCCGAGGTGCTCGCGCTCCTGGGGCCCAACGGTGCCGGTAAGACGACGACCGTCGAGATGTGCGAGGGCTTCCTCGTGCCCGACGAAGGGACCGTCGACGTGCTCGGCACTGATCCCAGCCAAGACACCGACCGCCTGAGGGGACGTATCGGGGTGATGCTCCAGGGGGGCGGAGCCTACCCGGGGATCCGCGTCGGCGAGATGCTCGGTCTTGCGGCGTCCTACTCCGCAGACCCCCTGGATCCGGCGTGGTTGCTGGAGACGGTGGGGCTCAGTGGCCATGAAAAGGCCAACTACCGCCGTTTGTCCGGTGGGCAGCAGCAGCGGCTCTCCCTGGCGCTTGCCCTGGTGGGGCGTCCTGAACTTGTCTTTCTCGATGAACCGACGGCAGGGCTGGACGCGCAGTCCCGCCTGGCGGTGTGGGACCTGATCTCCGCCCTGCGTAACGACGGGGTCTCCGTGGTCCTCACCACCCACCTGATGGACGAGGCAGAGGCACTGGCTGACCAGGTCGTGATCATCGACCACGGCCGTGCCGTGGCGCAGGGGACGATCAGCGAACTCACCAGCAGCGCCGATCCCCGGGTGGCGGTGTCCACGGATCGGGAGATCGACCTCGACGCGATGGCTGCGCGGCTCGCGCCGCTGGGCGCAACGGTCTCCGTGACCCGCCCGACCCTGGTCTCGGTCTCGGCGACGGTCACCCCGGCGTTGATCAGTGAGATCACCGCGGAAGCGGCACGCCAGGAGATCCTCGTCACTTCGTTGGACGTTGATCAGCGCAGTCTCGAGAGTGTTTTCCTCGACATCACCGGAAGGGAGATCCGGGCATGA